In Bradyrhizobium symbiodeficiens, the genomic stretch CCGTCGGCGTGAGCGATCTCGATCGCTCCGCTCGCTTCTACGAGGCCGCCCTGGGAGCGCTCGGACTCGCGCGTCTCGTCACCCGACCGCGGACCGTCGGCTTCGGCAAGGCCTATCCGGAGTTCTGGATCAATCTGCGCGAAGCCATGCCGCCAGTCGCCCCCGAGAGCGGCGTGCATATCTGCCTGCGGGCGAAGACGACAAGCGAGGTCGATGCGTTTCACGCCGCAGCGCTGTCCGCCGGCGGCGCCTCGGACGGTGCGCCCGGCATCCGTCCGCACGATCGCGTGCGCTACTACGCGGCGTTCGTCACCGACCCCGACGGTAACCGCATCGAGGCGGTGACGTTTCCGGCAGAGTAGGGCGCTACAGCTTGCGCGCCACTTCCGGCGCGAGATCGCGCTGGCTGTCGGGGATCTGCGCGGCCGCGGCGCGGAGCCGCGGGACGATCTCCTCGATCTTGTCCGCCTTCAGGATATCGACGGAAAGACCGGCGCGGATGAACTGGGTCTGGCGCATGTGGGAGACCAGCGAGAACAGTGGCTCCCAGAAATTGTCGACATTGGCGAGCAGCACCGGCTTGGCATGGCGACCGAGTTGCTGCCAGGTCAGCTGCTCGACCAGCTCCTCGAGCGTGCCGAGGCCTCCGGGCAAGGCGACGAAGGCATCGGAGCGTTCGAACATCAGCCGCTTGCGTTCGTGCATGTCGGGGGTGACGACCATCTCCTGCACGCGCGTCAGCGCGTTCTCGCGCATCCGCAGGAAGTCGGGGATGATGCCGGTGACGGTGCCGCCGTGATCCAGCACCGAGGTTGCGACCGCCCCCATCAGGCCGAGCGAGCCGCCGCCATAAACGAGGCGGATTTTGTTGTCCGCCAGCGATTTGCCAAGCGCCTTCGCCGCTTCGATGAAGTTGGGATTGGTTCCGGGGCCGGAGCCGCAATAGACGCAGACGGTTTTGATCGTGCTCATTGGTGCCATGATGCATTGCAGCGAAGAGGCGTCAAGCCCAATCGGTGATTCGATACTCCCGGGAATTTACCGGTAAATGGCGACAAACAATCGAAGATTCGCCATCTGGCGGGGTGCGTTCGCCTTCGGAAGCTTCTATATGACGAGCGAAATCGTTAATCGCAACGCAGCCCGCATTCGGTGGGCTTTCAGGCTGTTTTGATGAATCCTTCCCATTCGCCCCATGGCTCGGAGGCGCCCGAGCCGGCCGGCGGACCGCTGGAACGCGCCACGCTGATGGGCACTCTGGCGCATCTGTGGCCCTATATCTGGCCGGGCGACCGCTTCGACTTGAAGATGCGCGTGGTCTGGTCGATGGTGCTGCTGCTCGCCGCCAAGCTGATCACGCTCACGGTTCCCTTCAGCTTCAAATGGGCGACCGATGCGCTGACCGGCGCCAACACGGCGCCGGTGCAGGCGGACAATTGGCACCTCTGGGTGATCGCCTCGCCGCTGTTGCTCACCGCGAGCTACGGCGTGATGCGGATCGTGATGGCGGTGTTGACGCAATGGCGCGACGGCATCTTTGCCCGCGTGGCCATGCATGCGGTTCGCAAGCTTGCGACCATCACCTTCATTCACATGCACGAGCTCTCGCTGCGCTTTCACCTCGAGCGCAAGACCGGCGGCCTGACGCGCGTGCTCGAGCGCGGCCGCGAGGGCATCGAGGTCATCGTGCGCATGGTGATCCTCCAGCTGATCCCGACCATCGTCGAGGTCTCGCTGCTGCTCGCGGTGCTACTGTGGCAGTTCGACTGGCGCTACGTGGTCGCAACCCTGATCACGGTGACGGTGTACATGTACTATACCTATGTCGCGACGGAGTGGCGGATCGGCATCCGCCGCAAGATGAACGATTCCGACACCGAGGCGAACACCAAGGCGATCGACTCGTTGCTCAACTACGAAACCGTCAAATATTTCAGCGCCGAGGCGCGCGAGGCGCAGCGCTATGACAAGTCGGTCGCTCGCTACGAGGAGTCGAGCATCCAAGCCTATACGTCGCTCGCCGTCCTCAACACCGGACAGGCGGTGATCTTCACGCTGGGGCTGACTGCAACCATGCTGATGTGCGCGATCGGCGTCCGCAACGGCACCAACACGGTCGGCGATTTCGTGCTGGTCAACGCCATGATGATCCAGCTCTACCAGCCGCTGAACTTCATGGGCATGGTCTATCGCGAGATCAAGCAGGCGATCATCGACATCGAGAAGATGTTCAATGTGCTGGGCCGCGAGGCTGAGATCAAGGATGCGCCCGATGCCAGGCCGCTGGTCATCTCTGCCGGCATCGTTCGTTTCGAGGACGTGCGCTTTGCTTATGAACCGGCCCGCCCGATCCTCAAGGGCATCAGCTTCGAGGTGCCCGCCGGCAAGACCGTCGCCATCGTCGGCCCTTCGGGCGCAGGCAAGTCGACCATCTCGCGCCTTCTGTTCCGCCTCTATGACATCTCCGGCGGCAAGATCCTGATCGACGGCCAGGACATCCGCGCGGTGACTCAGGATTCACTCCGTGCCTCGATCGGCATGGTGCCCCAGGACACCGTGCTGTTCAACGACACCATCCGCTACAACATCCGCTACGGTCGCTGGGACGCCAGCGATGCCGAAGTCGAGGAGGCGGCGAGCCTTGCGCAGATCGACCGTTTCATCCGCATGGCCCCGAAGGGCTACGAGACCCAGGTCGGCGAGCGCGGGCTGAAACTCTCGGGCGGCGAGAAGCAGCGCGTCGCGATCGCACGCACCGTCTTGAAGGCGCCGCCGATTCTGGTGCTGGACGAGGCGACCTCGGCGCTCGATACCCATACCGAGCACGAGATCCAGGGCGCGCTCGACCGCGTGGCGAAGAACCGCACTTCGCTGGTGATCGCGCACCGGCTCTCGACCATCGTCGGGGCCGATGAGATCATCGTGCTGGACCAGGGCCGCATTGCCGAGCGGGGGACCCACGCCCAGCTGCTCGCGCATGGCGGTCTCTATGCCAGCATGTGGAACAGGCAGCGTGAGGCGGAGGCTGCCCGCGAGAAACTGGCCAAGATGGCGGATACCAGCGAGGCGCCCAACCGGGAGCCGCCGCCGGTCGACGACGCCCTGACGGCGCCTGCGGCAGCGGTGTGACCTTGTCTCCGGTCCCAACTCTGGCCTAAAGAGGCCCGCGCGACGACCCGCGCCATTAACCCCGAGCGGCAGATAGCGATGTCCATTCTCGATTCGATCCAGCGACAGATCCCGCCGATCCACAAGGAGGGCTATCCCTTCATCGGCGGCTTTGCGCTGGTAAGCCTCGTCCTGTTCTGGCTGTGGTCGCCTCTGGGGTGGATCGGCACGATCCTGACCGTGTGGTGCGCGCTGTTCTTCCGCGACCCCGTCCGTGTGACGCCAGTGCGCGAGGGGCTCGTGGTGTCGCCGGCAGACGGCCGCGTCTCGATGATCACCATGGCGCTGCCGCCGGCCGAGCTCGGGCTCGGCGACCGGCCGCTGCCGCGCATCTCGGTGTTCATGAGCGTGTTCAACTGCCACGTGAACCGCGCTCCGGTAGCGGGCAGGGTGGACCGCATCGCCTACCGGCCCGGCCTTTTCATCAATGCCGAGCTCGACAAGGCCAGCGAGGACAATGAGCGCAACTCGCTGGTGATCTCGACGCCGGCGGCGCGGATCGGCGTGGTGCAGATCGCAGGGCTCGTCGCCAAGCGCATCGTCTGCTTCGTCAGGGAGGGCCAGGCGATCGGCGCCGGCGAGCGCTTCGGCCTGATCCGCTTCGGCTCCCGGCTCGATGTCTATCTGCCTGTGGGGACCAAAGCGCTGGTCTCGGAAGGGCAGACCGCGATCGCCGGCGAGACGATCTTGGCCGATCTTGCTGGCGACGACCCCAGCCGCGCCTTCCGCGCCAATTGACCAGGCCTGGGGGGCCTCCCGCCCCAATGGCGGAGGGGGACGCGG encodes the following:
- a CDS encoding phosphatidylserine decarboxylase — protein: MSILDSIQRQIPPIHKEGYPFIGGFALVSLVLFWLWSPLGWIGTILTVWCALFFRDPVRVTPVREGLVVSPADGRVSMITMALPPAELGLGDRPLPRISVFMSVFNCHVNRAPVAGRVDRIAYRPGLFINAELDKASEDNERNSLVISTPAARIGVVQIAGLVAKRIVCFVREGQAIGAGERFGLIRFGSRLDVYLPVGTKALVSEGQTAIAGETILADLAGDDPSRAFRAN
- a CDS encoding VOC family protein, giving the protein MIDHISVGVSDLDRSARFYEAALGALGLARLVTRPRTVGFGKAYPEFWINLREAMPPVAPESGVHICLRAKTTSEVDAFHAAALSAGGASDGAPGIRPHDRVRYYAAFVTDPDGNRIEAVTFPAE
- a CDS encoding TIGR00730 family Rossman fold protein, whose protein sequence is MSTIKTVCVYCGSGPGTNPNFIEAAKALGKSLADNKIRLVYGGGSLGLMGAVATSVLDHGGTVTGIIPDFLRMRENALTRVQEMVVTPDMHERKRLMFERSDAFVALPGGLGTLEELVEQLTWQQLGRHAKPVLLANVDNFWEPLFSLVSHMRQTQFIRAGLSVDILKADKIEEIVPRLRAAAAQIPDSQRDLAPEVARKL
- a CDS encoding ABCB family ABC transporter ATP-binding protein/permease; this encodes MNPSHSPHGSEAPEPAGGPLERATLMGTLAHLWPYIWPGDRFDLKMRVVWSMVLLLAAKLITLTVPFSFKWATDALTGANTAPVQADNWHLWVIASPLLLTASYGVMRIVMAVLTQWRDGIFARVAMHAVRKLATITFIHMHELSLRFHLERKTGGLTRVLERGREGIEVIVRMVILQLIPTIVEVSLLLAVLLWQFDWRYVVATLITVTVYMYYTYVATEWRIGIRRKMNDSDTEANTKAIDSLLNYETVKYFSAEAREAQRYDKSVARYEESSIQAYTSLAVLNTGQAVIFTLGLTATMLMCAIGVRNGTNTVGDFVLVNAMMIQLYQPLNFMGMVYREIKQAIIDIEKMFNVLGREAEIKDAPDARPLVISAGIVRFEDVRFAYEPARPILKGISFEVPAGKTVAIVGPSGAGKSTISRLLFRLYDISGGKILIDGQDIRAVTQDSLRASIGMVPQDTVLFNDTIRYNIRYGRWDASDAEVEEAASLAQIDRFIRMAPKGYETQVGERGLKLSGGEKQRVAIARTVLKAPPILVLDEATSALDTHTEHEIQGALDRVAKNRTSLVIAHRLSTIVGADEIIVLDQGRIAERGTHAQLLAHGGLYASMWNRQREAEAAREKLAKMADTSEAPNREPPPVDDALTAPAAAV